In one Streptomyces marincola genomic region, the following are encoded:
- a CDS encoding alcohol dehydrogenase catalytic domain-containing protein: protein MISTAVRVPSVTRSMVLRRFGDPETALELTERHPVPAPGRGEVLIAVRAVSVGRTLDLATRAGLPPFAPQVRLPHVLGADHVGEVVAHGDGVDGPALGTRVAAFPVVCCGRCDACAAGRTELCGGMELIGVHRPGAYAGYCRVPAANVRPVPEDMSDGAACALALNGPVAHRQLEVAGVEPGDWVLVNGAAGGLGTALCAVALHRGLRVLACARQPWQREALRALGAQAALDPGADDFAAAVGSLTDGRGVAAVVDNLATRELAAALPAVLAPGGALVCSGALGAGTARLDLRALYLRSQRVLGVRTARLADVDATWAAAAGGLRPVVDERRAFGVEDAAEAHRYLDEGRNFGRVVLAWS, encoded by the coding sequence ATGATCTCGACCGCCGTGCGCGTACCCTCTGTCACCCGCTCCATGGTGCTGCGCCGCTTCGGAGACCCGGAGACGGCACTCGAACTGACCGAGCGGCACCCCGTTCCCGCACCGGGCCGGGGGGAGGTGCTGATCGCGGTGCGGGCCGTGAGCGTCGGGCGGACCCTCGACCTCGCCACGCGGGCCGGGCTGCCGCCGTTCGCCCCGCAGGTGCGGCTGCCGCACGTGCTCGGCGCCGACCACGTCGGGGAGGTGGTCGCCCACGGGGACGGGGTGGACGGACCCGCGCTCGGCACACGGGTCGCCGCCTTCCCCGTCGTCTGCTGCGGGCGGTGCGACGCGTGTGCCGCGGGCAGGACGGAACTGTGCGGCGGCATGGAGCTGATCGGCGTGCACCGGCCCGGCGCGTACGCCGGGTACTGCCGCGTGCCCGCGGCCAACGTGCGGCCCGTGCCCGAGGACATGTCCGACGGCGCGGCCTGCGCCCTGGCACTCAACGGGCCGGTGGCGCACCGGCAGTTGGAGGTCGCCGGGGTGGAGCCGGGCGACTGGGTCCTGGTCAACGGGGCCGCCGGCGGCCTCGGCACGGCGCTGTGCGCGGTGGCGCTCCACCGCGGGCTGCGGGTGCTCGCCTGTGCCCGGCAGCCGTGGCAGCGGGAGGCGCTGCGGGCGCTGGGCGCTCAGGCCGCGCTCGACCCCGGCGCCGATGACTTCGCCGCCGCGGTCGGGTCGCTGACGGACGGCAGGGGCGTGGCCGCGGTCGTCGACAACCTGGCCACCCGGGAACTGGCCGCCGCCCTGCCCGCCGTGCTGGCACCCGGCGGTGCCCTGGTGTGCTCGGGCGCGCTCGGGGCGGGCACGGCGCGCCTCGACCTGCGCGCGCTCTACCTGCGCAGCCAGCGCGTGCTCGGCGTGCGGACCGCCAGGCTCGCGGACGTGGACGCGACATGGGCGGCGGCGGCCGGCGGCCTGCGGCCGGTGGTGGACGAACGGCGGGCGTTCGGCGTCGAGGACGCCGCCGAGGCGCATCGCTACCTGGACGAGGGCCGCAACTTCGGCCGGGTCGTGCTGGCGTGGAGCTGA
- a CDS encoding methyltransferase domain-containing protein — translation MTTPLRDTTEYDEWSGQWWDPRGPFSTLSWIARQRASLIPRAPAGTGGTPLLVDVCCGGGLLHPHIADKGYRHVGVDASALSAEVARSHGVDEVIHADVHRVPLPDGCADVVVAGQCLEHVDRPWEVIAECCRLLKPGGLVIADTIADTLLARLAIITLAENVPLSWMAPKGCHDHRMFVNPRRLAFEFARNGVPVQTYGLFPDKRDLLAWALNRTDRVRLRRIASTDVIYQAIGRKPAA, via the coding sequence ATGACCACCCCCTTGCGCGACACGACCGAGTACGACGAGTGGTCGGGGCAGTGGTGGGACCCGCGCGGTCCCTTCTCCACGCTCTCCTGGATCGCCAGGCAGCGGGCCTCCCTCATTCCCCGGGCGCCCGCGGGCACCGGCGGGACGCCTCTGCTCGTGGACGTCTGCTGCGGCGGCGGCCTGCTCCACCCGCACATCGCGGACAAGGGGTACCGGCACGTGGGCGTGGACGCGTCCGCGCTCAGCGCCGAGGTCGCCCGCAGCCACGGCGTGGACGAGGTGATCCACGCGGACGTCCACCGCGTGCCGCTGCCCGACGGGTGCGCGGACGTCGTGGTGGCCGGGCAGTGCCTGGAGCACGTGGACCGCCCCTGGGAGGTGATCGCCGAGTGCTGCCGCCTGCTCAAGCCGGGCGGACTCGTGATCGCGGACACCATCGCGGACACGCTGCTGGCGCGGCTGGCCATCATCACCCTGGCCGAGAACGTGCCGTTGAGCTGGATGGCGCCCAAGGGGTGCCACGACCACCGGATGTTCGTCAACCCGAGGCGGCTCGCGTTCGAGTTCGCCAGGAACGGGGTGCCCGTCCAGACCTACGGGCTCTTCCCCGACAAGCGCGACCTCCTGGCCTGGGCGCTGAACCGCACCGACCGGGTCAGGCTGCGCCGCATCGCCTCGACCGACGTCATCTACCAGGCCATCGGCCGCAAGCCGGCCGCCTGA